One stretch of Hevea brasiliensis isolate MT/VB/25A 57/8 chromosome 12, ASM3005281v1, whole genome shotgun sequence DNA includes these proteins:
- the LOC131171184 gene encoding B3 domain-containing protein At2g33720-like yields MEKQHLKPFGSFYASTAQEAKKDKFLVAEPHEKKRKYQHDSEGEKNSGVSTELTLSCGVPSKINKPRIKEINYSADNEINAIVVSTRLENEVSTELKLFDESWFTAFAATREEPVVSKESSDSESKSLVQNIEEITSSPEDERKASPMHDVSTIQMLSDPWKIKKKLTGSDLGNLCRLLVASLSVRNHILPLLSGETVEQIEKDGAPVPIWDCDTNTEQHMVLKHWHSSKSYVFIKGWMIQFVKRRNLVEGDLIGIYWDPSNSRFNFSVLQRA; encoded by the coding sequence ATGGAGAAACAGCACTTGAAACCCTTTGGTTCTTTCTATGCTTCCACAGCTCAGGAAGCAAAGAAAGATAAATTTCTTGTGGCCGAGCCACATGAAAAGAAGCGGAAGTACCAGCATGACTCAGAAGGTGAAAAGAATAGCGGAGTTTCGACTGAGTTAACCCTTTCTTGCGGGGTTCCAAGCAAGATCAACAAGCCAAGAATCAAAGAAATCAATTATTCTGCTGATAATGAGATCAATGCTATCGTTGTTTCAACTCGACTTGAAAATGAAGTTTCAACTGAGCTAAAACTATTTGATGAATCTTGGTTTACTGCCTTTGCCGCAACGAGAGAGGAACCTGTTGTATCCAAAGAATCATCGGATTCAGAATCGAAATCATTGGTTCAAAATATTGAAGAGATAACATCCAGCCCTGAAGATGAGAGAAAAGCGAGTCCGATGCATGATGTTTCGACAATACAGATGCTTTCTGATCCGTGGAAGATTAAGAAGAAGCTCACTGGTAGTGATCTTGGTAACCTGTGCAGACTTTTGGTGGCATCCTTATCAGTCAGAAATCATATTTTGCCATTACTGAGCGGTGAAACTGTTGAGCAGATTGAAAAAGATGGTGCTCCAGTTCCTATATGGGATTGCGATACTAATACCGAACAACATATGGTTTTGAAGCATTGGCATTCGTCGAAGAGTTATGTTTTCATCAAAGGCTGGATGATTCAATTTGTGAAGAGAAGGAATTTAGTTGAAGGAGATCTTATTGGGATTTATTGGGATCCATCAAATTCAAGATTCAATTTTTCTGTACTTCAAAGAGCTTAG
- the LOC131171183 gene encoding uncharacterized protein LOC131171183 — MEASFTTTKLVESKEEWDLTATNFFQEVPLEEEIDFDEARIHELYSSPSIDEVALSLFMKEDKEFTFALTSIEEFDHAEQDEALKERFKEKIRREPSLVASPVALYSAVYFPQVFMTRRILNSLIGLRDLSNGWQYLNSDSRLLNKRCDLQQVELSVMYIPKLKFSYEINTKKIMKELGLTKIFENSREITEIVDSPELYVSDAIHKSYIEVNEEGTIATAVTVFGCACGTALPMFPPPSLDADHPC, encoded by the exons ATGGAAGCATCCTTCACTACAACGAAGTTGGTTGAAAGTAAAGAAGAATGGGACTTGACGGCTACAAACTTCTTTCAAGAAGTTCCTTTGGAAGAAGAAATTGACTTTGATGAAGCAAGAATTCATGAGCTGTATTCAAGTCCAAGCATTGATGAGGTAGCTTTAAGCTTATTCATGAAAGAAGACAAGGAATTCACTTTTGCATTGACATCAATTGAGGAATTTGATCATGCAGAACAGGACGAAGCATTGAAAGAAAGATTTAAGGAGAAAAT AAGGAGAGAACCGTCCTTGGTGGCCAGTCCTGTGGCCCTGTATAGTGCTGTTTATTTTCCTCAAGTCTTCATGACTCGGAGAATACTGAATAGCTTAATAGGGTTACGGGACTTGAGCAACGGATGGCAATAC CTTAATTCTGATTCCAGATTGTTAAATAAGCGTTGCGATCTTCAGCAAGTGGAACTTTCTGTGATGTATATTCCCAAGTTGAAGTTCTCCTATGAGATAAATACTAAGAAAATTATGAAAGAATTGGGATTGACCAAGATTTTTGAGAACAGCCGGGAGATTACAGAGATTGTTGATAGTCCAGAGCTTTATGTCTCGGATGCAATTCACAAGTCTTATATTGAAGTAAACGAGGAAGGTACAATTGCAACAGCAGTCACTGTCTTTGGTTGTGCTTGTGGCACTGCATTACCTATGTTTCCTCCACCAAGTTTAGATGCTGATCATccttgttga